The region CACATTGTCTGCATAGTCACCTATGTCAGGTTTTTGTGTGCTACCTAAATTTAAGGATTTATTTAATTCATTTCCAACTATACATTGAATTTTTTCGATATTTGTTGCTAATATTTCTTTTACATTTTCAATTGAGTTGAAAAATTCTAAATGTACAATCCCCACCTGGCTATTTAGCTGAGCATCCTCAACAAAAAGCACAGGACCTGCGTCAATAAAGGGTGAATTTAAAGCTTTAAGCCGGGCTTTTTGGTATCTGAGGTTGTTCGCATACTGTTCATGGTTAAGTAGCCATTTGTATTTGGCAAGTGCTTTAATTATAGGCTTTAAGCTGGTTTGTGCGGGCAGGTATAGTTTTGAAACATTTCGGCAGCCAAGCCCGAAAAATGTGCAAATATCATCGGCTAGGTATCCTAATTCCTCAGGAGTTTCATCTCCATTAAGTACTGCAAGACTGGTTCTGTTTTTTCTAATTATTCGCGGGGTACCCTTGAAATAGTAATCAAAATATCGTGCGGTATTGTCACTTCCGGTGGCAATGAGAGCTTCTATATTGTTGGGAATTTTATCTATAAAGTGTATTTTATCTCTGTAGGCAGGTTCAATGTCTATTAATTCTTTGGCAATGGCAGGTAGTAAGTATGCATCTTTGCCGGAAAGTTTAATCATAGCTGTGTGCCCGGAGATTAGTGTACATAAAAAATCATGAAACCCCACTAGTGGTATATTGCCGGCCATTATGATACCTGTTTTCATGCTTTTTTTAGGAGACTGGTATTTTTCAACCCACTCAGAAAGTTTTTGGGGCTCAAGCCAGGGCAATAAGTTGCGTATAGCCAGTCTGGTAAAAGTTGGTGTAAACCAGGGGTTGAGTTCATGGGATTTGCGGATAGCCTTATTTAACGGCAGGTTATTGTCAGTTGAATCTAATGTTTCCTGCAGTTTTTGGCCTAATTTTACTAATGCGTGTATATGTAATGTGCTTTTCAAAGTAATATTAAAATTATGATTATTTTTATGCTTTTACAAGGCGTAAAATTACTTACTTCAT is a window of Salinivirga cyanobacteriivorans DNA encoding:
- a CDS encoding acyl-CoA reductase; protein product: MKSTLHIHALVKLGQKLQETLDSTDNNLPLNKAIRKSHELNPWFTPTFTRLAIRNLLPWLEPQKLSEWVEKYQSPKKSMKTGIIMAGNIPLVGFHDFLCTLISGHTAMIKLSGKDAYLLPAIAKELIDIEPAYRDKIHFIDKIPNNIEALIATGSDNTARYFDYYFKGTPRIIRKNRTSLAVLNGDETPEELGYLADDICTFFGLGCRNVSKLYLPAQTSLKPIIKALAKYKWLLNHEQYANNLRYQKARLKALNSPFIDAGPVLFVEDAQLNSQVGIVHLEFFNSIENVKEILATNIEKIQCIVGNELNKSLNLGSTQKPDIGDYADNVDTLKFLTELQS